CTTGAAACGAGCGCAGCGCGTAGACCGCCTTGCGCACTTCGATCCCCGCTGCCGCTGCCGCAGCGATTGCCGCCAGCGCATTCGAAAGATTGTGCCGGCCCGGCATCGGCAGGATCAGCGGGAACACCTCGCGGCTGCGATTGTCGATCACCGCTGCGCGGATGCCGAACGGGCTTTCGTCGATCGAGTCCGGGTCGACGGTGATGTCTGCCTTGGGATGGGATATCCCGAAGCTGACCAGTTGCGAGGTCTTCTCCGCAAGTGCGCGGGCCTCGTCATTGTCGAAATTGACCACCGCGCAGCCCGATGCCTTGAGATAGCCGCCGAACAGCACGCGCAATTCCTCAAGGCTCTTGTGATCGAGGCTGACATTGAGCAGCACGCCGATGGTAGGACGGTACAGCGCAATCGTGCCGTCACTTTCGTCAACTTCGCTGAGATAGATCTCCGGTCGCCCGACCCGTGCGCTGGCGAACGGATTGTCCGGCCCGGCGAAATTCTTCATCACCGCGCCATTCATCACGGTCGGGTCGTATTGGCCTTCCGACAGAATCCAGGCGATCATCCCCGTGACGGTCGATTTGCCCGAGGTTCCGCCGATCGCGATCGAATATCCCGCCTCGTTGAACAGCGCGGCATTCAGCTCTGCGCGGCTCATCCGTGCGCAGCCAAGCTCGCGTGCGCGGACAACTTCGGGAACGGTGTCTTCGACGGCTGCGGAGGCGACGAGGATTTGCCGGGACGAGGTCAGGCCGCTGCCGTCCTGCGGAAACAGCGCGAACCCGTTTTCTTCGAGCCACCGGAATTTTTCCGACGTGCGTCCCTGATCGCGGCTGCGGTCAGACCCGGCGACTTCGTGGCCGATTCCGTGCACGATCTGTGCAAGCGGGAGCATGCCCGACCCACCGATGCCGCAAAAAAAGAATGGCCGTCCCGCGAGGTCCGGCCCATCGATCCCGTCCGCCATGGGAAACATGGTTATTGGCTTGCGCCATGGCTGACAAGCGACTTAGGTCTGCGCGCATGACAAATATCGCCATCTGTGCGCCCGCGACTCCAATCACGCGTGACCATGCCGCAGCGCTGGAGGCGCTCGTCGCCGCCGAGTTTCCGGCCCATCGGGTATCATTTCACGATCAATGCTTCGAAAGCGCCGGGCATTTCGCTGGCAGCGATCTCAGGCGGCTCGAGGCGCTGCTCGATTGCGCCAACGATCCGGCATTCGACGCGGTGTGGTTCGCCAAGGGCGGCTACGGTTCGAACCGGATTGCCGAGGCAGCGGTGGCGCAGATGAGCCAGGCGGCGCGCTCCAAAACCTATGTCGGATTTTCGGACTGCGGGTATCTGCTTGCCGCGCTCTATCGCGCCGGAATCGGGCAGAGCGTGCACGGATCGATGCCGGTCAGCGCCCGTTCGGAGCGGGGTCGCGAGGCGGTGCGGCGGGTGCTGCGCTGGCTGGAAGGCGATGTCAGTGGGGTTGAACCCAGCATCGATGGGACCACACCGGCAGCCGCGTTCAACCTCATCACGCTGGCGATGATTACCAACACGCCGCTGATGCCCGACCTGTCGGGCCACGTCGTGATGGTGGAGGAGGTGAGCGAGCACCTCTATTCGATCGACCGGCTGTTCTTCCATCTCGCCAACACCCTGCCGCGACTTGCCGGCCTGAGGCTGGGCGCGGTGACCGATGTGCCGGAAAACTACGTCGAATTCGGACAGGACGAGGTCGCCATCGCCAGGTTCTGGTGCGACCGGGCCGGGATACCGTATCTCGGCCGGGCCGAGATCGGGCATACGTCTGCCAACAGGGTTGTGCCCTTCGGCCTTGCGAGTCCGCCCACCACTGCCTAGCGCAGCGAGCCCAGCAGGAGGATCACAATGCGCGCATTCGTATTTCCGGGACAGGGCAGTCAGAAGGTCGGCATGGGGGTCGAACTCGCCGAAGCGAGCGCTGTGGCCCGCGCCGTGTTCGAGGAAGTCGACGAAGCGCTGTCGCACAAGCTTTCCGCGATCATGCGCGAGGGACCGGAAGACCAACTGACCCTGACCGAGAACGCGCAGCCCGCGATCATGGCCAATGCCATCGCCACCCTGCGGGTGCTCGAAGAGGATTTCGGCGTGAAGCTGGCCGAGGTGGGCGACTGCGTGGCGGGCCATTCGCTCGGCGAATACACCGCCCTGTGCGCGGTTGGCGCTTTTGATCTCGCGACCACGGCGCGGCTGCTGAAGCTGCGCGGGCAGGCGATGCAATCGGCCGTGCCGGTGGGCGAGGGGGCGATGGCGGCGTTGCTCGGTGCCGATATCGACACCGCCACGGCCCTCGCAGCTGCCGCAGCACAGGGGCAGGTATGCGAGGTCGCCAACGACAACGATCCGGGGCAGGTGGTGATCTCGGGCCACAAGGGAGCGATCGAGCGCGCGATCGCGATGGTTAAGGATCACGGGATCAAGCGCGGCGTGCTGCTGCCGGTCTCCGCTCCGTTCCACTGTTCGCTGATGCAGCCCGCCGCCGACCGCATGGCCGAGGCACTGGCGGAGACCTCTCCTGGCGCGCTCGCATTGCCGCTCTACGCGAACGTCACGGCCAGCAAGGTCACCGATCCCGAGGAGGAGCGGGCGCTGCTGGTCGAACAGGTCACAGGCCGTGTGCGCTGGCGCGAAAGCGTCGCCAATATGCACGCCGATGGTTTCGCAAGCTTCGTCGAACTGGGGGGCAAGGTCCTCACCCCGATGATCCGCAAGATCGCCGACGAGGCCGAAACGGCGAGCCTGATCGCCATGGAACATCTCGAGGCATTTGCGAAATCTATGTAACAATGTATCATCAGCGCATCGAGGGGAGAGGGAAATGCGCAACGGTACCTTGAAAATGCTCGCGATCGGCTTGGCCGCGATGGGAATGTCGGCCTGCACGCCCGTGGTGGAGAATTCGGCGGCGGACTCGAGCGGGCCCGGCCTCGTCGGCTTCGCTTCGAAAGACGATCTGGATCGCTTCGCCGGAAAAATGGCCAAACGCCAGCGCGCACGGGCCGCGATGTACGAGTCGAGCGTCGCGGCGCCCATGGCGATGGAAGCCGCCGCCGATTCCGCCGACGCCTCGGCCGAGGGCGAGAGCGAGAGCATCACCAACACGCAGGAAGCCGGGGTCGACGAAGGTGGGATCGTCAAAAACGCGGGCGATTACTTGGTCGTGCTGCGACGCGGGCGGCTGTTCACCGTGCGCCACGGCGACGATGCGCTCGCGCCGGTCGATACGATCGACGCCTTTCCGCCGGGCAAACCCAACCCCGGGGATACCTGGTATGACGAGATGCTGGTCAGCGGTGATCAGGTGATCGTGATCGGGTATTCCTACGGCGAATTCGGCACCGAACTCAATCGCTTCGACCTGTCGGGCAGCGGCGAGCTGACCTATCGCGATACGCACTATCTGCGTTCGGGCGATTACTATTCGTCGAGCAATTACGCTTCGCGCCTGATCGGCGACGAGCTGATCCTCTACGCACCGGTCTACGCGCGCTGGGACGATCTCGATGCAACCATGCCCGCACTGCGCGGATTTGGCGAGAGAGCCGAGACCAAGACTTTGGTGAGGCCGGAAGATTTCCTGATCGCCGAACCCTATCGCACCGGCGAGTTCGAGCTCGACATGCTGCACGTGGTTACCCGCTGCGATCTGAGCGCGCCCGAACTGGACTGCAGTGCACGCGCCATCGCGGGAACTTGGAGCCGCGCCTTCTACGTCTCGCGCGGCGCGGTCTATGTCTGGACCGGGTCGGCGCAGACCAGTTGGGACGACGATGCCGAGCGCACCCCCGGCCAGCTCTACCGCATCCCGCTCGACGGTGCACAACCCGGCGCGGTGCAGGTCGCCGGATCGCCGATCGACCAGTTCTCCTTCGCCGAGAACGCCGAGGACGGCGTGCTGCGGGTCTTGCTGCGCGAGCTCGGCAATGGCGAAGGAATGTGGGCGAGCGAATTCAGCGGCGGCGACGTGGCGCTGGCAAACGTCCCGCTGGCCGGGTTCGACAACGGTGCCGCGGCGCTGCCGCAATCCGATTACCGACCGCTCCCCGCACCGGAGGGCTGGCGTTTCCACAACCGCTTCGTCGGCGATTACCTGCTCTACGCCGCAGGTGATTATGGCAGCGAAGATGCGACCGCGACCGTCTACGCGGTCCCTCTCGATGGCAGTGCGGTGCAGGAAGTGTCGCTGCGCCACGGTATCACCCGGTTCGACCGGCTCGGCGATGACGGGGTCGCGATCGGCCCGTCGCGCGGGGGAGCGCTCGGTTTTTCCTCGCTGTCGCTCGGCAGCCGTGCGAGGGTCGAGGACACCTACATGCTTCCCGCCGCCAACGAAGGCGAGACCCGCAGCCAGGCCTTCTTTTTCCGCCCGGATAGCGGGTCGGATGGCCTGAGCGGTACGCTCGGGCTGCCTGTGACGCGTCGGCTCGCGCGGGACGGAGCCGAATTCCTCGGCTCGGGCTCCTCGATCGCGTTTCTCCGTCGCGATGCGCGCAGGCTTTCCCCGGTGGGCGAGCTGGTGGCGCGTACCCAGGATGCCAGCGACGACAATTGTGTCGCCTCGTGCGTCGACTGGTACGGAAACGCCCGCCCGATATTCATGGGCGAACGGATTTTCGCGCTGATGGGCTACGAAATGGTCGAGGGTCGACTGGCCGGAGGAAGCATTCGCGAGACGCGGCGGATCAGCTTTGCCCCGTAACGTCGAACGCCGCTGGATTGATCGGTCCCATGCGCAGCTGCTCGATCGCGTTGCGCCCGGGACCTTCGACCACGCGATCGACCCGGTCCAGCTCGACACCTATCTCGCCAGCCCGGGCAACTGGCTCGGCGTCGCGCTGCACGGCGATCTCGTCGTCGGGATGGTGATGTGCGTCGTCCACCATCATCCCGACAAGCCGACCGAGCTATTCCTTGACGAAATCGGCACGGGCGACGATTGGCGCAGGCAGGGCATCGCGCGTTCGCTCGTGCAATTCGTGTTCGATCGCGCCGATGCGGAGGGAATCGAAGAGATCTGGCTGGGGACCGAACCCGACAATCTGGCCGCACGCGGACTCTACGAAGGGTTCAGGCATGAGCGAGAAGACGCCGTGATCTACTTTTTCGACTGGTGAGGAGCCTGTTCTGATGTTTTCACTCAAGGGTATGAACGCGCTGGTTACCGGCGCGAGCGGCGGAATCGGCTCGGCGATCGCGGTCGCGCTGGCGAGGCAGGGCGCGCGGGTCGCGCTGTCGGGTTCGAACGGATCGAAACTGCGCAGCTTCCGCGAGCAGCTGATCGAGGAGGTCGGCGGCGATCATGTCGAGATCACCTGCAACCTGTCCGACACCGTGCAGGTCGAGGAGCTGATCCCGGCGATGCTCGATACGCTGGGCGGGATCGATATCCTCGTCAACAATGCCGGGATCACCCGCGACAATCTCGGCATGCGGATGAAGGACGAGGAATGGGACCAGGTGATCGCGATCAATCTCGAAGCCGCATTCCGCCTGATGCGGGCCAGCGCCAAGCCGATGATGAAGGCGCGCTTCGGTCGGATCGTCAACATCACCAGCGTCGTCGGTGCCACCGGCAATCCGGGGCAGATGAACTACGCCGCCGCCAAGGCCGGGCTGACCGGCATGACCAAGAGCTTCGCGCAGGAAGTCGCCAGCCGCGGAATCACCGCCAATTGCGTCGCGCCCGGATTCATTCGCACTGCCATGACCGCGCAGCTCGACGAGAAACAGCAGGACACGATCAATGCTCGCATTCCCATGGGCAAGATGGGCGAGGGCGGCGATATCGGCGCGGCCTGCGCCTATCTGGCGAGCCGCGAGGCCGGGTACATCACCGGCGAAACGCTGCATGTGAACGGCGGGATGGCGATGGTGGGATGAGCTTTGGGCGATAAGGGCCTGCCCAGGCACCCTTATCCCCAAGCGAATCCCCGCTCGCGCGCGCTCACGCTTGCCCGTATTGTCCACCGCGCTAAGGTTTTTGCAAATTCCCCGGCGCTGGTGGGGCGATTCCGGTCCCATTCCCCGCCACAGATCGAAAAGTGATAGGCGAGGCTCATGAAGGCTACGATCGAACGCGCGACGCTCCTGCGGTGTCTGTCCCACGTCCAGTCGGTGGTCGAACGCCGCAACACGATCCCAATCCTGTCCAACGTGCTGATCGACGCCAGCGATGGCGGCAATGTGAAGGTGATGGCGACCGACCTCGACCTGCAGGTCGTCGAAACCATGTCGGCGGCCTCGGTCGAGAACGCGGGCGCGATCACCGTTTCGGCGCATCTGCTGTTCGATATCGCCCGCAAGCTGCCGGACGGCAGCCAGGTCAGCCTCGAAACCGCCGACAACCGGATGGAAGTCAAGGCCGGGCGCAGTCGCTTCAAGCTGCCGACGCTGCCGCGCGACGATTTCCCGGTGATCGTCGAGGGCGACCTTCCCACCTCGTTCGAGCTGCCCGCGCGCACCCTTGCCGAACTGATCGACCGCACGCGGTTCGCGATCTCGACCGAGGAAACCCGGTACTATCTCAACGGCATCTTCCTGCATGTGACCGATGAAGACACGCCCGTGCTCAAGGCGGCGGCGACCGACGGCCACCGGCTGGCGCGCTTCACGCTGGCCCGTCCCGACGGGGCAGAGGGCATGCCCGACGTGATCGTCCCGCGCAAAGCGGTCGCCGAATTGCGCAAGCTGCTCGAGGAAGCGATGGACGGGAACGTCCAGATCGACCTGTCGGCGAGCAAGATCCGCTTCACGCTCGGCGGCGAGGGCGGGGTGGTGCTGACCAGCAAGCTGATCGACGGAACCTTTCCCGATTACAGCCGCGTGATCCCGACCGGTAACGACAAACTGTTGAAAGTCGATCCCAAGAGCTTCTTCCAAGGCGTTGAT
The Erythrobacter sp. JK5 DNA segment above includes these coding regions:
- a CDS encoding glutamate ligase domain-containing protein, producing MADGIDGPDLAGRPFFFCGIGGSGMLPLAQIVHGIGHEVAGSDRSRDQGRTSEKFRWLEENGFALFPQDGSGLTSSRQILVASAAVEDTVPEVVRARELGCARMSRAELNAALFNEAGYSIAIGGTSGKSTVTGMIAWILSEGQYDPTVMNGAVMKNFAGPDNPFASARVGRPEIYLSEVDESDGTIALYRPTIGVLLNVSLDHKSLEELRVLFGGYLKASGCAVVNFDNDEARALAEKTSQLVSFGISHPKADITVDPDSIDESPFGIRAAVIDNRSREVFPLILPMPGRHNLSNALAAIAAAAAAGIEVRKAVYALRSFQGLARRFDVIGTSPDGITVIDDFGHNPEKCAATLRTLKATPGRVIAFFQPHGYGPLRQMGDELAETFARELDPEDITVMCDPVYFGGTVDRSEGSERIVRLIRNAGGKAEHIPDRETCGESIATLARPGDRVVIMGARDDTLTAFAKDLFERLA
- a CDS encoding LD-carboxypeptidase; amino-acid sequence: MTNIAICAPATPITRDHAAALEALVAAEFPAHRVSFHDQCFESAGHFAGSDLRRLEALLDCANDPAFDAVWFAKGGYGSNRIAEAAVAQMSQAARSKTYVGFSDCGYLLAALYRAGIGQSVHGSMPVSARSERGREAVRRVLRWLEGDVSGVEPSIDGTTPAAAFNLITLAMITNTPLMPDLSGHVVMVEEVSEHLYSIDRLFFHLANTLPRLAGLRLGAVTDVPENYVEFGQDEVAIARFWCDRAGIPYLGRAEIGHTSANRVVPFGLASPPTTA
- the fabD gene encoding ACP S-malonyltransferase — protein: MRAFVFPGQGSQKVGMGVELAEASAVARAVFEEVDEALSHKLSAIMREGPEDQLTLTENAQPAIMANAIATLRVLEEDFGVKLAEVGDCVAGHSLGEYTALCAVGAFDLATTARLLKLRGQAMQSAVPVGEGAMAALLGADIDTATALAAAAAQGQVCEVANDNDPGQVVISGHKGAIERAIAMVKDHGIKRGVLLPVSAPFHCSLMQPAADRMAEALAETSPGALALPLYANVTASKVTDPEEERALLVEQVTGRVRWRESVANMHADGFASFVELGGKVLTPMIRKIADEAETASLIAMEHLEAFAKSM
- a CDS encoding beta-propeller domain-containing protein, coding for MRNGTLKMLAIGLAAMGMSACTPVVENSAADSSGPGLVGFASKDDLDRFAGKMAKRQRARAAMYESSVAAPMAMEAAADSADASAEGESESITNTQEAGVDEGGIVKNAGDYLVVLRRGRLFTVRHGDDALAPVDTIDAFPPGKPNPGDTWYDEMLVSGDQVIVIGYSYGEFGTELNRFDLSGSGELTYRDTHYLRSGDYYSSSNYASRLIGDELILYAPVYARWDDLDATMPALRGFGERAETKTLVRPEDFLIAEPYRTGEFELDMLHVVTRCDLSAPELDCSARAIAGTWSRAFYVSRGAVYVWTGSAQTSWDDDAERTPGQLYRIPLDGAQPGAVQVAGSPIDQFSFAENAEDGVLRVLLRELGNGEGMWASEFSGGDVALANVPLAGFDNGAAALPQSDYRPLPAPEGWRFHNRFVGDYLLYAAGDYGSEDATATVYAVPLDGSAVQEVSLRHGITRFDRLGDDGVAIGPSRGGALGFSSLSLGSRARVEDTYMLPAANEGETRSQAFFFRPDSGSDGLSGTLGLPVTRRLARDGAEFLGSGSSIAFLRRDARRLSPVGELVARTQDASDDNCVASCVDWYGNARPIFMGERIFALMGYEMVEGRLAGGSIRETRRISFAP
- a CDS encoding N-acetyltransferase codes for the protein MPRNVERRWIDRSHAQLLDRVAPGTFDHAIDPVQLDTYLASPGNWLGVALHGDLVVGMVMCVVHHHPDKPTELFLDEIGTGDDWRRQGIARSLVQFVFDRADAEGIEEIWLGTEPDNLAARGLYEGFRHEREDAVIYFFDW
- the fabG gene encoding 3-oxoacyl-[acyl-carrier-protein] reductase, producing the protein MFSLKGMNALVTGASGGIGSAIAVALARQGARVALSGSNGSKLRSFREQLIEEVGGDHVEITCNLSDTVQVEELIPAMLDTLGGIDILVNNAGITRDNLGMRMKDEEWDQVIAINLEAAFRLMRASAKPMMKARFGRIVNITSVVGATGNPGQMNYAAAKAGLTGMTKSFAQEVASRGITANCVAPGFIRTAMTAQLDEKQQDTINARIPMGKMGEGGDIGAACAYLASREAGYITGETLHVNGGMAMVG
- the dnaN gene encoding DNA polymerase III subunit beta; protein product: MKATIERATLLRCLSHVQSVVERRNTIPILSNVLIDASDGGNVKVMATDLDLQVVETMSAASVENAGAITVSAHLLFDIARKLPDGSQVSLETADNRMEVKAGRSRFKLPTLPRDDFPVIVEGDLPTSFELPARTLAELIDRTRFAISTEETRYYLNGIFLHVTDEDTPVLKAAATDGHRLARFTLARPDGAEGMPDVIVPRKAVAELRKLLEEAMDGNVQIDLSASKIRFTLGGEGGVVLTSKLIDGTFPDYSRVIPTGNDKLLKVDPKSFFQGVDRVATIATEKTRAVKMGLEPDKVTLSVTSPDNGTATEELAADYKSEGFEIGFNANYLKDILDQIDADTVELHLADAGAPTLIRQDEKSPALYVLMPMRV